One window from the genome of Pseudonocardia hierapolitana encodes:
- a CDS encoding AMIN-like domain-containing (lipo)protein, producing the protein MSRTLRHLLTVVLALTAVALPLLAATVATPVPVATTSCATPWGSTPEWVMPLGRATLTAVRTGRHDCFDRVVFDLAGPAAGYRVEYVDQVLQDGSGAVLPVPGGARLLVNVNHPAYDDAGHPTIRPTPTAGQQVADVRGYRTLRSVVYGSSFEGATTFGVGVRAQLPFRVFTVDGSRVVVDVAHRWS; encoded by the coding sequence ATGTCCCGCACCCTCCGCCACCTGCTGACCGTCGTGCTCGCCCTCACCGCCGTCGCGCTGCCCCTCCTGGCCGCCACGGTCGCCACACCCGTGCCCGTCGCCACGACGTCCTGCGCCACGCCGTGGGGCAGCACCCCCGAGTGGGTCATGCCGCTGGGCCGCGCCACGCTGACCGCCGTGCGCACCGGCCGGCACGACTGCTTCGACCGCGTCGTGTTCGACCTGGCCGGCCCCGCGGCCGGATACCGCGTGGAGTACGTGGACCAGGTGTTGCAGGACGGCTCCGGCGCCGTGCTCCCGGTGCCCGGCGGCGCCCGGCTGCTCGTGAACGTCAACCACCCGGCCTACGACGACGCGGGCCACCCGACGATCCGGCCGACGCCCACAGCCGGGCAGCAGGTCGCCGACGTGCGCGGCTACCGGACGCTGCGCTCCGTCGTCTACGGGAGCAGCTTCGAGGGCGCCACCACCTTCGGCGTCGGGGTCCGCGCGCAGCTCCCGTTCCGCGTGTTCACCGTCGACGGGTCCCGCGTCGTCGTCGACGTGGCGCACCGCTGGTCCTGA
- a CDS encoding phosphotransferase enzyme family protein translates to MLSDHAGPIAHGFGWGGHVHDMALAARGEQGRVWRLTTERGTYAVKELIVRQTPADVEMDVAFQEAVLAAGSVTMPQPIRTVDGDVLLEVAGQQVRAYTWVDLLPTDLTLDSASVGAALAAVHRVQHLLARPLHPWYSEPVGEARWADLLTAAQAARAPFAEAFRAEVPHLLALEAVLEAPSRLQNCHRDLWADNMLPTPDGAICVIDWENCGLADPSQEVPMALVDFGGDDQRRIAALYRAYLDNGGPGRVSGPGSFTMVIAQFGHFWESAVRTYAAPEATDEQRAHSVDRVAELLDRPLRPHHIEEMLDTLAGTALSGGSERLPGAGHLHASDD, encoded by the coding sequence GTGCTGTCGGACCACGCCGGGCCCATCGCCCACGGGTTCGGCTGGGGCGGCCACGTGCACGACATGGCCCTGGCAGCCCGGGGCGAGCAGGGTCGCGTCTGGCGGCTCACCACCGAGCGGGGAACCTACGCGGTCAAGGAGCTCATCGTCCGCCAGACGCCGGCCGATGTGGAGATGGACGTGGCCTTCCAGGAGGCCGTTCTCGCCGCCGGGTCGGTGACGATGCCGCAGCCGATCCGCACCGTCGACGGGGACGTCCTGCTCGAGGTGGCCGGGCAGCAGGTGAGGGCCTACACATGGGTCGACCTGCTGCCGACCGACCTGACCCTCGACTCCGCATCCGTCGGTGCGGCGCTCGCCGCCGTGCACCGCGTGCAGCACCTGCTGGCACGGCCGCTGCACCCTTGGTACTCCGAGCCGGTGGGGGAGGCGCGATGGGCCGATCTCCTGACGGCCGCGCAGGCCGCCCGCGCTCCCTTCGCCGAGGCGTTCCGTGCGGAGGTGCCTCACCTGCTGGCGCTGGAGGCCGTGTTGGAGGCGCCGAGCCGGCTGCAGAACTGCCACCGTGACCTCTGGGCCGACAACATGCTCCCGACCCCGGACGGCGCGATCTGCGTGATCGACTGGGAGAACTGCGGACTGGCGGATCCTTCGCAGGAGGTCCCCATGGCCCTGGTGGACTTCGGCGGCGACGACCAGCGCCGGATCGCCGCGCTCTACCGGGCGTACCTGGACAACGGTGGCCCTGGCCGGGTCAGCGGGCCGGGGTCGTTCACGATGGTGATCGCCCAGTTCGGCCACTTCTGGGAGTCGGCGGTTCGCACCTACGCCGCACCGGAGGCGACCGACGAGCAGCGGGCACACAGCGTGGACCGGGTTGCGGAGCTGCTGGACCGGCCGCTGCGGCCACACCACATCGAGGAGATGCTCGACACCCTGGCCGGGACTGCCCTGTCCGGCGGGTCGGAGCGCCTCCCAGGTGCAGGTCACCTCCATGCGTCCGACGATTGA
- a CDS encoding TOPRIM nucleotidyl transferase/hydrolase domain-containing protein — protein sequence MTAAHTVVLVEGASDESAIEALAERRGRNLAAEGVSLVAMGGATNIGTYVRRFGPSGRGLRLAGLCDAGEEGDFRRGLERGGLGSGPRRSDLEALGFFVCVADLEDELIRALGTAAVERVVEAAGELGSFRTLQKQPAWRSGTTHDQLRRFMGSGGGRKIRYSGTLVAALDLDRAPRPLDMLLAHLLDR from the coding sequence GTGACCGCCGCGCACACCGTGGTCCTGGTCGAGGGAGCCAGTGACGAGTCGGCCATCGAAGCGTTGGCCGAGCGCCGTGGCCGGAATCTGGCGGCCGAGGGCGTCTCCCTCGTGGCGATGGGCGGTGCCACGAACATCGGGACGTACGTCCGCAGGTTCGGCCCGTCCGGGCGCGGTCTCCGGCTGGCTGGTCTCTGCGACGCCGGGGAGGAAGGCGACTTCCGGAGGGGTCTCGAGCGCGGCGGTCTCGGGTCCGGTCCCCGTCGAAGCGATCTCGAGGCGCTCGGATTCTTCGTGTGCGTGGCCGACCTGGAAGACGAGCTGATCCGTGCCCTCGGCACGGCCGCGGTCGAGCGCGTCGTCGAGGCGGCGGGTGAGCTCGGCTCGTTCCGCACGCTCCAGAAGCAGCCCGCGTGGCGCTCGGGCACCACTCATGACCAGCTGCGCCGGTTCATGGGCTCGGGCGGTGGCCGCAAGATCCGCTACTCCGGCACGCTCGTCGCGGCGCTCGATCTCGACCGCGCCCCGCGGCCGCTGGACATGCTGCTGGCCCACCTGCTGGACCGGTGA
- a CDS encoding DoxX family protein: protein MNLALWIAAGLLAAVALAGGISKTFVPKEKLAAHEGGQWTADAGVGFVKTLGILELLAAVGLILPAVLGIAPVMVAVTAVCWILLMIGAMITHGRYGQFKLVLLNAVYLALAAFVAWGRFGVESFTA from the coding sequence GTGAACCTCGCACTGTGGATCGCCGCCGGACTGCTGGCCGCCGTCGCCCTCGCCGGCGGCATCAGCAAGACGTTCGTCCCGAAGGAGAAGTTGGCTGCGCACGAGGGCGGGCAATGGACCGCAGACGCCGGTGTCGGCTTCGTCAAGACCCTCGGGATCCTCGAGCTCCTGGCCGCGGTCGGCCTGATCCTGCCCGCCGTGCTCGGCATCGCACCGGTCATGGTGGCGGTGACCGCTGTCTGCTGGATCCTGCTCATGATCGGCGCGATGATCACCCATGGCCGATACGGCCAGTTCAAGCTCGTGCTGCTGAACGCGGTCTACCTCGCGCTCGCGGCCTTCGTCGCGTGGGGCCGCTTCGGCGTCGAGTCCTTCACCGCGTGA
- a CDS encoding arginase family protein, protein MTSPRVAVIGVASSAGTHHAGQDRAPAALRAGGLIERLRAAGVTVEDRGDLVHEVFVADDMGSNARNLAAVVRVARAVADAVGDALAGGALPLILGGDCTISLGVVAGAQRQDPAVGLLYLDGDADLATPETTGSGVLDAMGIAHLLGLADTELARLGAGPPMLTDERLALLGYDESDPETYAAGVLRDRPALVHFADHQVRADPAGCARTALAAVQSHASSLIVHFDVDAVDSRDLPLANFPHYGTGISLRAAGEVLAVLCGAPALAAIVLTEVNPSYDPGGHQLTRYIETVTGAIARGLAPTS, encoded by the coding sequence GTGACGAGTCCTCGGGTGGCCGTGATCGGAGTTGCCAGCAGCGCCGGCACGCATCACGCCGGGCAGGACCGGGCACCTGCCGCCTTGCGCGCCGGTGGGTTGATCGAGCGGCTCCGCGCCGCAGGCGTGACCGTCGAGGACCGCGGGGACCTGGTGCACGAGGTCTTCGTCGCCGACGACATGGGCTCGAACGCCCGGAACCTGGCCGCGGTGGTTCGAGTCGCCCGGGCCGTCGCCGATGCCGTCGGCGACGCACTGGCCGGCGGTGCACTACCGCTGATCCTCGGCGGCGACTGCACCATCAGCCTCGGCGTGGTGGCCGGCGCCCAGCGCCAGGATCCCGCCGTCGGCCTGCTCTACCTGGACGGGGACGCCGACCTGGCAACGCCGGAGACGACCGGGAGCGGTGTGCTCGACGCCATGGGCATCGCCCACCTGCTCGGGCTCGCCGACACCGAACTGGCCCGTCTGGGTGCCGGCCCGCCGATGCTGACCGACGAACGACTCGCCCTCCTCGGCTACGACGAGAGCGACCCTGAAACCTACGCCGCAGGCGTGCTGCGCGATCGTCCCGCGCTGGTCCACTTCGCCGATCACCAGGTCCGAGCCGATCCCGCCGGTTGTGCACGGACCGCATTGGCCGCGGTGCAGAGCCACGCGTCGAGCCTGATCGTCCACTTCGACGTGGACGCCGTGGACTCGCGCGACCTACCTCTCGCCAACTTCCCCCACTACGGCACCGGGATCTCGCTCCGCGCCGCAGGCGAGGTGCTGGCCGTCCTCTGCGGGGCGCCTGCCCTGGCCGCCATCGTCCTCACCGAGGTCAACCCCAGCTACGACCCCGGCGGCCATCAGCTCACCCGCTACATCGAGACCGTCACCGGGGCCATCGCCCGTGGCCTCGCCCCCACCTCCTGA
- a CDS encoding class I SAM-dependent DNA methyltransferase has product MGDRLEEAWERRATEWPAWARTPGHDVHFTRLNWPAFERVLPAPGRLTLDLGCGEGRLGRLLNPAGYRLIGLDSSPTLAALARDSGGYDRVLEADACAIPLDDGAVDLVVAFMSLHDMDDPAAAIAETARVLEPDGLLCAAIVHPLNRPADRLVDYFEHQRAADSVESNGLTMTFDSIDRPLEYYTLALEQAGFVVEALREPRPDAATLEAEPRLAGAAQRPFFLHLRCRRASR; this is encoded by the coding sequence ATGGGAGATCGTCTCGAGGAAGCGTGGGAGCGGCGGGCCACCGAATGGCCGGCGTGGGCCCGCACCCCCGGTCACGACGTGCACTTCACGAGGCTCAACTGGCCGGCGTTCGAGCGGGTGCTGCCCGCACCGGGGCGGCTGACCCTCGATCTGGGCTGCGGCGAGGGTCGCCTGGGCCGGCTGTTGAATCCCGCCGGGTACCGGCTCATCGGGCTCGACAGCTCACCCACACTCGCCGCGCTCGCCCGCGACTCGGGCGGCTACGACCGCGTGCTCGAGGCCGACGCCTGCGCGATCCCGCTCGACGACGGCGCCGTCGACCTGGTCGTCGCGTTCATGAGCCTGCACGACATGGACGACCCGGCGGCCGCGATCGCCGAGACGGCCCGCGTACTGGAACCGGACGGACTCCTCTGCGCCGCGATCGTGCATCCGCTCAACCGGCCCGCCGATCGACTGGTGGACTACTTCGAGCACCAGCGCGCGGCGGACTCCGTCGAGTCCAACGGGCTGACGATGACCTTCGACTCGATAGACCGGCCGTTGGAGTACTACACGCTCGCCCTCGAGCAGGCCGGGTTCGTCGTCGAGGCACTGCGGGAGCCGCGCCCGGACGCGGCCACGCTGGAGGCGGAACCGCGGCTCGCCGGGGCGGCGCAGCGACCGTTCTTCCTGCACCTGCGCTGCCGCCGTGCCTCGCGTTGA
- a CDS encoding enoyl-CoA hydratase-related protein gives MLVRVERRNAVHLLTLDRQAKRNAFDSALTTALDDALNDFEDDEGAFVAVLTGGPDFFSAGTDIRAWAGEPTERGGPYGIAGRRMRKPLIAAVEGVAAGGGFEIALSATMIVASRSATFSFPEVGLGLIAECGGLFRGPRALPLNVARELLLTGDPLPARRAYELGLVNRLTEPGEAVEEALALAERIADRAPIAVRETLRAIEAAHVAADEHGWAETALARDRARVSADAVEGVAAFLEKRPARWTGR, from the coding sequence GTGCTGGTGCGGGTGGAGCGACGGAACGCGGTGCACCTGCTCACCCTCGACCGGCAGGCGAAGCGCAACGCGTTCGACAGCGCCCTGACCACGGCGCTCGACGACGCGCTCAACGACTTCGAGGACGACGAAGGCGCGTTCGTCGCCGTCCTCACGGGCGGCCCGGACTTCTTCTCGGCAGGCACCGACATCCGGGCCTGGGCAGGCGAGCCGACCGAGCGGGGCGGGCCGTACGGGATCGCGGGCCGTCGGATGCGCAAGCCCCTGATCGCGGCCGTCGAGGGAGTCGCGGCGGGTGGCGGGTTCGAGATCGCGCTGTCCGCCACGATGATCGTGGCCTCGCGCTCGGCGACGTTCTCGTTCCCCGAGGTCGGGCTGGGCCTGATCGCCGAGTGCGGCGGCCTGTTCCGCGGACCGCGGGCGCTGCCCCTCAACGTGGCCCGCGAGCTCCTCCTCACCGGCGACCCGCTGCCCGCCCGGCGGGCGTACGAGCTCGGCCTGGTCAACCGGCTGACCGAGCCCGGCGAGGCCGTCGAGGAGGCGCTCGCACTCGCCGAGCGGATCGCCGACAGGGCCCCGATCGCCGTCCGGGAGACACTGCGCGCGATCGAGGCCGCCCATGTGGCGGCCGACGAGCACGGATGGGCCGAGACCGCCCTCGCCCGGGACCGGGCCCGTGTCTCGGCCGACGCCGTCGAGGGCGTGGCCGCCTTCCTGGAGAAGCGCCCGGCCCGCTGGACCGGCCGCTGA